One part of the Archangium lipolyticum genome encodes these proteins:
- a CDS encoding FG-GAP-like repeat-containing protein translates to MRMYVALGTMVLAGACGTTEQEGGSKALAERHLSERCEVPPPFTGHFEPELQWAWTGSGVLPESRQVMMTPVVVDVDRDGSPDIVFSTFDGELYNALAQAGGNPNVNGVLRAISGRDGHELWAAGGPEHRVKPSASIAAGDIDGDGAVEICGIPENGRGIICFENDGAFKFRSAPDAYDYNEWGGPSLADLEGDGTVEILDGNRVYTHTGALKWVGSEGMDGALATGPVSFAADIDQDGKQEVINGRSVYRHDGSLKCTNSQIQGGFAGVANFDGDAAGEIVVAGHGQVSLLDDDCSLLWSRQVHITGTDQPYHDKPGHGGPPNIADFDGDGQLEIGLAGDWNYTVYGTNGSVKWTFPIWDYSSGKTTSTTFDLDGDGRLEVIYADERQLRIFDGVTGALRWETPHSSGTTHEYPLVADVDGDNAADIVVVENDHAAPAPGLNGIRVYHDTQEGWAGARRIWNQHAYSVTNVNDDGSIPSNPEAHWLHPKLNAFRSNVAGYLGQGNPYAAADLVASEVTASCDGSGVLTLGARVRNQGDAPVPVGVKVAFYQGNPASGGTLLAVGTAADALPVGGSSLVTVSMPSSFTGSAEVFAVVDDDGTGAGRDTECREDNNAASATVDLTCQPPPSNQPPVALCRDVTVTASDSCQGRASVNNGSYDPDNGPSPLTLTESPNASFGPGRHSVTLTASDGAASSQCVGIVTVVDSTKPVISCPLGVDARVGLGSLGLSIQYAVSARDNCGPVPVTCSHPSGALFLLGLTNVTCTARDASGNTASCNFGIRVSVGISLPLSTPAAPATDL, encoded by the coding sequence ATGCGGATGTACGTTGCGCTGGGGACGATGGTGCTGGCGGGGGCCTGCGGCACCACGGAGCAGGAGGGCGGATCGAAGGCGCTGGCGGAGAGACACCTCTCGGAGCGTTGTGAGGTTCCGCCGCCCTTCACGGGCCACTTCGAGCCGGAGCTCCAATGGGCGTGGACGGGGAGCGGGGTGCTGCCCGAGTCCAGGCAGGTGATGATGACGCCGGTGGTGGTGGACGTGGACCGGGACGGCTCGCCGGACATCGTCTTCAGCACCTTCGATGGTGAGCTGTACAACGCGCTGGCCCAGGCGGGCGGCAACCCCAACGTCAACGGGGTGCTCCGGGCCATCAGCGGCAGGGACGGTCACGAGCTGTGGGCCGCGGGGGGCCCGGAGCACCGGGTGAAGCCCTCCGCCAGCATCGCCGCCGGTGACATCGACGGTGACGGCGCGGTGGAGATCTGCGGCATTCCGGAGAACGGCCGCGGCATCATCTGCTTCGAGAACGACGGCGCCTTCAAGTTCCGCTCTGCCCCGGATGCGTACGACTACAACGAGTGGGGTGGCCCCTCGCTGGCGGACCTGGAGGGCGACGGCACCGTGGAGATCCTCGACGGCAACCGCGTCTATACCCACACCGGCGCGCTGAAGTGGGTGGGCTCCGAGGGCATGGATGGTGCCCTGGCCACCGGCCCCGTCTCCTTCGCGGCGGACATCGACCAGGACGGCAAGCAGGAGGTCATCAACGGCCGCTCCGTCTACCGGCACGATGGCTCGCTCAAGTGCACCAACTCACAGATCCAGGGCGGCTTCGCGGGTGTGGCGAACTTCGACGGGGACGCGGCGGGGGAGATCGTCGTGGCGGGCCATGGCCAGGTGAGCCTGCTCGATGACGACTGCTCGCTGCTGTGGAGCCGGCAGGTCCACATCACCGGCACGGATCAGCCCTACCACGACAAACCCGGCCACGGCGGCCCGCCCAACATCGCGGACTTCGATGGTGACGGGCAGCTGGAGATCGGCCTGGCGGGTGATTGGAACTACACCGTCTACGGTACCAACGGCTCCGTGAAGTGGACCTTCCCCATCTGGGACTACAGCTCCGGGAAGACGACCTCCACCACCTTCGACCTGGATGGGGATGGCAGGCTCGAGGTCATCTACGCCGACGAGCGTCAGCTGCGCATCTTCGACGGCGTCACGGGCGCGCTTCGCTGGGAGACGCCGCACAGCTCGGGCACCACGCACGAGTACCCGCTCGTCGCGGACGTGGATGGGGACAACGCCGCGGACATCGTCGTGGTGGAGAACGACCACGCCGCCCCGGCGCCGGGCCTCAACGGCATCCGCGTGTACCACGACACCCAGGAGGGCTGGGCCGGCGCCCGGCGCATCTGGAACCAGCACGCCTACTCGGTGACGAACGTCAACGACGACGGCTCCATCCCCAGCAACCCGGAGGCCCACTGGCTGCACCCGAAGCTCAACGCCTTCCGCTCCAACGTCGCCGGCTACCTGGGCCAGGGCAATCCCTACGCCGCCGCGGACCTCGTCGCCTCCGAGGTGACGGCCTCGTGTGATGGCTCGGGCGTGCTCACGCTCGGTGCGCGCGTGCGCAACCAGGGCGATGCTCCGGTGCCCGTCGGCGTGAAGGTGGCCTTCTACCAGGGCAACCCGGCCTCGGGCGGCACGCTGCTCGCCGTGGGCACCGCCGCCGACGCGCTGCCCGTGGGCGGCAGCTCCCTCGTGACGGTTTCCATGCCCTCCTCCTTCACCGGCAGCGCCGAGGTGTTCGCCGTGGTGGACGACGACGGCACGGGCGCGGGCCGCGACACCGAGTGCCGCGAGGACAACAACGCCGCCTCCGCCACGGTGGACCTCACCTGCCAGCCGCCGCCCAGCAACCAGCCGCCGGTGGCCCTCTGCCGCGACGTCACCGTCACCGCCAGCGACTCCTGCCAGGGCCGCGCCAGCGTGAACAACGGCAGCTACGACCCGGACAACGGGCCCTCGCCGCTCACCCTCACCGAGTCGCCCAACGCCTCCTTCGGTCCGGGCCGCCACTCCGTCACGTTGACGGCCTCGGACGGTGCGGCGAGCTCCCAGTGCGTGGGCATCGTCACCGTGGTGGACTCCACGAAGCCCGTCATCTCCTGCCCGCTCGGGGTGGATGCCAGGGTGGGCCTCGGCAGCCTCGGCCTCTCCATCCAGTACGCCGTCTCGGCCAGGGACAACTGCGGCCCGGTGCCCGTCACCTGTTCGCACCCCTCCGGCGCGCTCTTCCTGCTGGGCCTGACGAACGTCACCTGCACCGCCAGGGATGCTTCAGGCAACACGGCCTCGTGCAACTTCGGCATCCGCGTGAGCGTCGGCATCTCGCTGCCGCTCTCCACCCCGGCCGCGCCGGCCACGGACCTCTGA
- a CDS encoding DUF2378 family protein — protein MPSNKNELAARIAVTKPTDAVRGLFFRVVFDLVEKQGGAGALRQLRTGTLARDISDLRTYPASDYLTLLYSAADILEEKMGHQDAVFNACGRACVRRFSSGPGQVVFGILGKGDPQRLFAQTRVAFSTVVTYGQRDHRPAGPKACIIAYRGDMQPPAYHVGIFEGALEALGFNGTVTANTLGIDSVDYEITWE, from the coding sequence ATGCCCTCCAACAAGAACGAGCTCGCCGCTCGCATCGCCGTCACCAAGCCCACCGACGCGGTACGCGGTCTGTTCTTCCGGGTGGTGTTCGATCTCGTCGAGAAGCAGGGGGGCGCGGGAGCGCTGCGTCAGCTCCGCACCGGCACGCTGGCCAGAGACATCAGCGACCTGCGCACCTACCCGGCCTCGGACTACCTGACGCTGCTCTACTCCGCGGCGGACATCCTGGAGGAGAAGATGGGCCACCAGGACGCCGTCTTCAACGCCTGCGGCCGTGCCTGCGTGCGGCGCTTCTCCAGCGGCCCGGGCCAGGTCGTCTTCGGCATCCTCGGCAAGGGAGACCCACAGCGGCTCTTCGCCCAGACGCGCGTGGCCTTCAGCACCGTGGTGACGTACGGCCAGCGCGACCACCGTCCCGCCGGCCCCAAGGCGTGCATCATCGCCTACCGCGGCGACATGCAGCCGCCCGCCTACCACGTGGGCATCTTCGAGGGCGCGCTGGAGGCGCTCGGCTTCAACGGCACCGTCACGGCGAACACGCTCGGCATCGACTCGGTGGACTACGAAATCACCTGGGAGTGA
- a CDS encoding fumarylacetoacetate hydrolase family protein, protein MKLATLNDGTRDGRLIVVKRDNSAYALATNVALTLQAALDKWDELEPKLRALAEDLEAGRVQSRPIDVRALLSPLPRAYEWVDGSAYLNHVILVRKARNAEPPATMRTDPLVYQGGSGTFLAPTQDLPLVDEAWGMDFESEVAVILGDVPLGTKAQDAAKYVKLVMLCNDVTLRNLIPNELAKGFGFFQGKPSSAFSPFALTPDELGAAWKDGRVHLRLRSILNGQVVGDTDAGPEMHFSFFDLIQHIAKTRAFTAGTILGSGTVSNEDRARGISCLAERRMIETIETGAPKTPFMKVGDTIDIEMLDAEGRSLFGRISQKVVGT, encoded by the coding sequence GTGAAGCTCGCCACCCTCAACGACGGAACCCGCGATGGACGGCTCATCGTCGTCAAGCGGGACAACTCGGCCTACGCGCTCGCCACCAACGTGGCTCTCACGCTCCAGGCCGCGCTCGACAAGTGGGACGAGCTGGAGCCGAAGCTGCGCGCTCTGGCCGAGGACCTCGAGGCCGGCCGTGTGCAGAGCCGCCCCATCGACGTCCGCGCACTGCTCTCCCCCTTGCCCCGTGCCTACGAGTGGGTGGATGGCAGCGCCTACCTCAACCACGTCATCCTCGTGCGCAAGGCGCGCAACGCCGAGCCCCCGGCCACGATGAGGACGGATCCGCTCGTCTACCAGGGCGGCTCCGGCACCTTCCTCGCGCCCACGCAGGATCTGCCCCTGGTGGACGAGGCGTGGGGCATGGACTTCGAGTCCGAGGTGGCCGTCATCCTCGGCGACGTGCCGCTGGGCACGAAGGCCCAGGACGCGGCGAAGTACGTGAAGCTGGTGATGCTCTGCAACGACGTCACCCTGCGCAACCTCATCCCCAATGAGCTGGCCAAGGGCTTCGGCTTCTTCCAGGGCAAGCCCTCCAGCGCCTTCAGCCCCTTCGCCCTCACTCCGGACGAGCTCGGCGCCGCGTGGAAGGACGGCCGCGTCCACCTGCGCCTGCGCTCCATCCTCAACGGCCAGGTGGTGGGTGACACGGACGCCGGCCCGGAGATGCACTTCTCCTTCTTCGACCTCATCCAGCACATCGCGAAGACGCGCGCCTTCACCGCTGGCACCATCCTGGGCAGTGGCACCGTGTCCAACGAGGACCGCGCCCGGGGCATCTCCTGCCTCGCCGAGCGCCGGATGATCGAGACCATCGAGACGGGTGCGCCCAAGACGCCCTTCATGAAGGTGGGCGACACCATCGACATCGAGATGTTGGACGCGGAGGGGCGCAGCCTCTTCGGGCGTATCTCCCAGAAGGTGGTGGGCACGTGA
- the maiA gene encoding maleylacetoacetate isomerase produces the protein MKLYSYWRSSCSWRVRIALNLKGLSYEYVPVHLVKDGGEQNSEAYRSINPMRTVPTLELTEGGQVRRLSQSIAILEFLEERHPSPALLPADPYLRARCRMLAELVNSGIQPMQNLGVLQRIKGELKGDDKAWCAYWIDRGLAAFQASAQETAGTYCMGDAVSFADICLVPQLYGARRFGVDLAPYGLLTRIEAACASLPAFQAALPDRQPDAQPA, from the coding sequence GTGAAGCTCTACAGCTATTGGCGTTCGTCGTGTTCGTGGCGGGTGCGCATCGCGCTCAATCTCAAGGGCCTGTCCTATGAGTACGTGCCCGTGCACCTGGTGAAGGACGGGGGCGAGCAGAACAGCGAGGCCTACCGCTCCATCAACCCCATGCGCACCGTGCCCACGCTGGAGCTCACCGAGGGAGGCCAGGTGCGCCGGCTGTCCCAGTCGATCGCCATCCTCGAGTTCCTGGAGGAGCGTCACCCCTCGCCCGCGCTGCTGCCGGCCGATCCGTATCTCCGGGCCCGCTGCCGGATGCTGGCCGAGCTGGTGAACTCGGGCATCCAACCGATGCAGAACCTGGGGGTGTTGCAACGCATCAAGGGGGAGCTGAAGGGGGACGACAAGGCCTGGTGCGCCTACTGGATCGACCGCGGACTGGCGGCCTTCCAGGCCTCCGCGCAGGAGACGGCGGGCACGTACTGCATGGGAGACGCGGTGTCGTTCGCCGACATCTGCCTGGTGCCCCAGCTCTACGGCGCCCGGCGGTTCGGGGTGGACCTCGCGCCCTACGGGCTGCTCACGCGCATCGAGGCGGCGTGCGCCAGCCTCCCCGCGTTCCAGGCCGCACTCCCGGACCGGCAGCCCGACGCGCAGCCGGCCTGA